In one window of Enoplosus armatus isolate fEnoArm2 chromosome 7, fEnoArm2.hap1, whole genome shotgun sequence DNA:
- the LOC139288059 gene encoding tetratricopeptide repeat protein 39C, translating into MAGPEQSQQQQQVEEKAEHLDDAEMALQGINMLLNNGFKESDELFRRYRTQSPLMSFGASFVSFLNAMMTFEEEKMQTACDDLRTTEKLCESDSAGVIETIRNKIKKSMDSQRSGVVVVDRLQRQIIVADCQVYLAVLSFVKQELSAYIKGGWILRKAWKMYNKCHSDISQLQEACQRRSSVHQESLSTDNANHNAPVENAVTPEALDRLKGSVSFGYGLFHLCISMVPPHLLKIINLLGFPGDRLQGLSSLMYASESKDMKAPLATLALLWYHTVVLPFFALDGSDTHEGLLEAKAILQRKSVVYPNSSLFMFFKGRVQRLECHINSALACFHDALELASDQREIQHVCLYEIGWCSMIEMNFEDAYRSFERLKNESRWSQCYYAYLTGVCQGASGDLDGASGVFKDVQKLFKRKNNQIEQFAVKRAERLRKTSPTRELCILGVIEVLYLWKALQNCSSSKLQIMNQVLQSLDEASCRGLKHLLLGAIHKCHGNMRDAVQAFQLAARDEYGRQINSYVQPYAVYELGCILLAKPETVGKGRSLLLQAKEDFTGYDFENRLHVRIHSALASLKEVVPQ; encoded by the exons GACCCAGAGCCCGCTGATGAGCTTTGGGGCCAGTTTCGTCAGTTTCCTG AATGCCATGATGACAtttgaggaggagaagatgcaGACGGCCTGTGACGACCTGAGGACCACTGAGAAACTGTGTGAGAGCGACAGCGCCGGAGTCATAGAGACAATCAgaaacaagattaaaaaaagc ATGGACTCCCAGAGGTCAGGCGTGGTGGTCGTGGACCGCCTACAGAGACAGATTATTGTGGCCGACTGTCAGGTGTACCTCGCCGTGCTCTCCTTCGTCAAGCAGGAACTTTCAG CTTATATCAAAGGAGGCTGGATTCTTCGTAAGGCGTGGAAAATGTACAACAAGTGCCACAGTGACATCAGCCAGCTCCAGGAGGCCTGTCAGCGGAGGTCCTCTGTCCACCAGGAGTCCCTCTCGACGGACAACGCCAACCACAACGCGCCGGTGGAGAACGCCGTGACGCCCGAGGCCCTGGACCGGCTCAAGGGCTCCGTCAGCTTCGGCTACGGCCTCTTCCACCTGTGCATCTCCATGGTACCGCCACACCTGCTCAAGATTATCAACCTGCTGGGTTTCCCTGGTGACCGTCTCCAGGGCCTGTCCTCCCTTATGTATGCGAGTGAGAGCAAGGACATGAAGGCACCGCTAGCTAC GTTGGCCCTCTTGTGGTACCATACAGTAGTGCTGCCTTTCTTTGCTCTGGATGGCTCTGATACGCACGAGGGGCTGCTGGAAGCCAAAGCTATTCTGCAGAGAAAGTCGGTGGTTTACCCCAACTCATCCCTCTTCATGTTCTTTAAAGGACGGGTTCAGAGGCTAGAG TGCCATATCAACAGTGCTTTGGCCTGTTTCCATGATGCATTAGAGCTTGCATCAGACCAAAGAGAGATCCAGCATGTGTGTCTCTATGAGATTG GTTGGTGTAGCATGATAGAGATGAATTTTGAAGATGCGTACAGGTCGTTTGAAAGGCTGAAGAATGAGTCGCGTTGGTCGCAGTGCTACTATGCCTACTTGACCGGAG TGTGTCAGGGTGCTTCGGGTGACCTGGATGGAGCAAGTGGAGTCTTCAAAGACGTGCAGAAGCTGttcaagagaaaaaacaaccaGATAGAGCAGTTCGCTGTCAAAAGG GCTGAGAGACTGAGAAAGACGTCGCCCACCAGAGAGCTGTGCATCCTCGGTGTAATTGAAGTGCTGTACCTGTGGAAAGCGCTTCAGAACTGCTCCTCATCTAAGCTGCAGATAATGAATCAGG tGTTACAGAGTTTAGATGAAGCTTCGTGCAGAGGCCTGAAACACCTCCTTCTTGGTGCCATTCACAAATGTCATGGAAATATGAGAGATGCTGTGCAG GCATTCCAGCTGGCTGCTAGAGATGAGTACGGACGACAGATCAACTCATACGTTCAGCCGTACGCCGTCTATGAACTCGGGTGTATACTCCTTGCTAAACCGGAG ACAGTGGGAAAGGGGAGATCATTGCTACTTCAAGCCAAG GAGGATTTTACCGGCTACGACTTTGAGAACAGGCTTCATGTCCGCATCCATTCAGCCCTGGCTTCTTTGAAGGAAGTAGTGCCTCAGTGA